One Pseudodesulfovibrio cashew DNA window includes the following coding sequences:
- a CDS encoding PAS domain S-box protein, protein MNRYQDLGANGRFWAAVFLLVIFVAAACSPAHGAQDHKQILLLNSYHQDFIWNESISRGLFEVLRPKEMGINLHVENMDTKRVTFDKHYAEQLRDVYAHKYRDVKLDLIMLADNNAFDFMRSYHEELFPGVPVVFCGINFYRPEMIRDHPLFTGVAENVDAKGTLWWALKIHPDTKQVYVINDHSPTGKAITRTIKEQLQDFAPGVSIRYSANIPLPDLYREVKGLPEDSLVLFGVYHRDNLGHFHDVGEVVNAVSKATAVPVYGLVDIDLGHGIVGGMLSSGHFQGQAMAQIALHVLAGNKPKDIPVITEGLSRPMFDYRELKRHNIDLSALPEESEIINRPPSIYNQDMKYIWMGVAFTVIQMVIILVLMANRARRRQAEKELRSAHQLLEERVRDRTSELKESEEAMRTIFDASHDAIFIHGVGGNILDANERMLGMYGLTRKELSEISIAKDLSSRNNAVYRLSSLWRSVVNGEPQYFEWKARRPHDGSEFDAEIYLNRIVYRGQEAILANVRDITVRKESENRIRQSLSKFEAILENSLMGIAMSRGRRFSTINRRGAEIFGYSPGELIGNKLSMILSTEVEEEAFVRHARDTLSKRGEFNTEQAFRNKQGDKIWCRMYGKAVDPGSLGKGVIWAWDDITDHRRNQEDLVRTREDAEAANRAKSEFLAAMSHEIRTPMNAIVGMTDILLQTDLNSDQRDYLRTVMDSAQHLLSIINDILDLSKIEARKLVLDRTDFDLPFHVRTTIKGLEVQGRQKDLDMVLEIDKGLHTCVKGDPLSLRQVLMNLVGNAIKFTHRGTIAIRVKPAPDAPSRDPEDPRTIGILFEVEDTGIGIPEEFMDSIFQSFSQTTRAFGGTGLGLAICKQLIALMGGDINVTSKVGRGSVFSFVVRFEPGFSCPLPVAPRAAVPEAPTRPIHLLVAEDNDVNVMVTTLRLEEMGYSYSVAANGLEVLDLLKRERFDLVLMDIEMPVLDGISTTKAIRLANPGHPIPNPSIPIVGVTAHALKEFREKSIDAGMNDYVSKPVDFNELALIINRLVGATPEHAAPVQPAVPRSAPAGSIRPEPPPEGEELPVWSPDKAMQDLGADESLFADFTATARTELALIMTEIGQALDAGDPMSAAKLARTAKSICSAVGAHAAALTAADLESACREKKGTEIYRTRLGEEVEELLIMMRSL, encoded by the coding sequence ATGAACCGGTATCAGGACCTCGGCGCAAACGGACGTTTCTGGGCAGCAGTCTTTCTGCTGGTCATTTTCGTTGCCGCCGCCTGTTCCCCGGCGCACGGAGCGCAGGACCACAAGCAGATCCTGCTGCTCAACTCCTACCACCAGGACTTCATCTGGAACGAATCCATTTCGCGCGGCCTGTTCGAGGTCCTGCGTCCCAAGGAAATGGGCATCAACCTCCATGTGGAAAACATGGACACCAAGCGCGTCACCTTCGACAAGCACTACGCCGAACAGCTCCGGGATGTGTACGCCCACAAGTACAGGGACGTGAAGCTGGACCTGATCATGCTTGCGGACAACAACGCCTTCGACTTCATGCGCAGCTATCACGAGGAGCTCTTCCCCGGGGTCCCCGTGGTCTTCTGCGGCATCAACTTCTACCGCCCGGAGATGATCCGCGACCACCCGCTTTTCACCGGCGTGGCCGAGAACGTTGACGCCAAGGGAACCCTGTGGTGGGCGCTGAAGATACACCCCGACACCAAACAGGTTTACGTCATCAACGACCACTCTCCCACAGGCAAGGCCATCACCAGGACCATCAAGGAGCAGTTGCAGGATTTTGCCCCGGGCGTAAGCATCCGCTATTCCGCCAATATCCCGCTGCCCGACCTGTACCGCGAGGTCAAGGGGCTCCCCGAGGACTCCCTGGTCCTGTTCGGCGTCTATCACCGGGACAATCTCGGCCATTTCCACGACGTCGGCGAGGTGGTCAACGCCGTGTCCAAGGCGACTGCCGTGCCGGTCTACGGGCTTGTGGACATCGACCTGGGCCACGGCATCGTGGGGGGCATGCTCTCTTCCGGACACTTCCAGGGGCAGGCCATGGCCCAGATCGCCCTGCACGTCCTGGCCGGGAACAAGCCCAAGGATATCCCGGTGATAACCGAGGGACTGTCACGGCCCATGTTCGACTACCGGGAACTCAAGCGGCACAATATCGACCTGTCGGCGCTGCCGGAAGAGTCGGAAATCATCAACCGCCCGCCGTCCATATACAATCAGGATATGAAATACATATGGATGGGTGTGGCCTTCACCGTCATCCAGATGGTCATCATCCTGGTGCTCATGGCCAACAGGGCCAGGCGCAGGCAGGCGGAAAAGGAACTCCGCAGCGCCCATCAGCTTCTGGAAGAACGGGTCCGCGACCGGACCAGCGAGCTCAAGGAGTCGGAAGAGGCCATGCGCACCATCTTCGACGCCTCGCACGACGCCATCTTCATCCACGGCGTGGGCGGCAATATCCTGGACGCCAACGAGCGCATGCTGGGCATGTACGGCCTGACCCGCAAGGAGCTGTCCGAAATATCCATCGCCAAGGACCTCTCCAGCCGGAACAACGCGGTATACCGCCTCTCCTCCCTGTGGCGGTCCGTGGTCAACGGTGAGCCGCAATATTTCGAATGGAAAGCCAGACGACCGCACGACGGCAGTGAATTCGACGCCGAGATCTATCTCAACCGCATCGTCTACCGGGGCCAGGAGGCAATCCTGGCCAACGTGCGCGACATCACGGTGCGCAAGGAATCGGAAAACCGCATCCGCCAATCCCTCTCCAAGTTCGAGGCCATCCTGGAGAACTCCCTCATGGGCATCGCCATGTCCCGAGGCCGCCGCTTCTCGACCATCAACCGCCGGGGCGCGGAAATCTTCGGCTACTCTCCCGGCGAGCTCATCGGCAACAAGCTGAGCATGATCCTCAGCACGGAAGTGGAGGAGGAGGCCTTTGTACGCCATGCCCGCGACACCCTCTCCAAGCGGGGCGAATTCAACACGGAACAGGCCTTCCGCAACAAGCAGGGAGACAAGATCTGGTGCCGGATGTACGGCAAGGCCGTGGACCCCGGCAGCCTGGGCAAGGGCGTGATCTGGGCCTGGGACGACATCACGGACCACAGGCGCAACCAAGAGGACCTGGTCCGCACCCGCGAGGATGCCGAGGCGGCCAACAGGGCCAAATCCGAATTCCTGGCAGCCATGAGTCATGAGATTCGCACCCCCATGAACGCCATCGTGGGCATGACCGACATCCTGCTCCAGACCGACCTGAACAGCGACCAGCGCGACTATCTGCGGACCGTCATGGACTCGGCCCAGCATCTGCTCTCGATCATCAACGACATCCTCGACCTGTCCAAGATCGAAGCCCGCAAGCTGGTTCTGGACAGGACGGATTTCGACCTGCCCTTCCACGTGCGGACGACCATCAAGGGGCTGGAGGTCCAGGGACGGCAAAAGGACCTGGACATGGTCCTGGAGATCGACAAAGGCCTGCACACCTGCGTCAAGGGCGACCCGCTCTCCCTCAGGCAGGTGCTCATGAACCTGGTGGGCAACGCCATCAAGTTCACCCACAGGGGAACCATCGCCATCAGGGTCAAGCCCGCCCCGGACGCCCCTTCCCGCGATCCCGAGGACCCGAGGACCATCGGTATCCTCTTCGAGGTGGAGGACACGGGCATCGGCATCCCCGAAGAGTTCATGGACTCCATTTTCCAATCCTTTTCCCAGACCACGCGGGCCTTTGGCGGCACCGGCCTGGGGCTGGCCATCTGCAAGCAGCTCATCGCGCTCATGGGCGGCGACATCAACGTCACGTCCAAGGTGGGCCGGGGGTCGGTCTTTTCCTTCGTCGTCCGGTTCGAACCGGGCTTCTCCTGCCCGCTTCCGGTTGCACCGCGGGCCGCCGTACCCGAGGCGCCCACGCGGCCCATCCACCTCCTGGTGGCCGAGGACAACGACGTGAACGTGATGGTCACCACCCTGCGGCTGGAGGAGATGGGCTATTCCTACTCCGTGGCCGCCAACGGCCTTGAGGTCCTTGATCTGCTCAAGCGGGAACGGTTCGACCTGGTGCTCATGGATATTGAAATGCCTGTTCTGGACGGCATCTCCACCACCAAGGCGATCCGCCTGGCCAACCCCGGCCATCCCATCCCGAACCCGTCCATACCGATCGTCGGCGTGACCGCCCACGCCCTCAAGGAGTTCCGGGAAAAATCCATTGACGCGGGGATGAACGACTACGTCTCCAAGCCGGTGGATTTCAATGAGCTTGCCCTGATCATCAACCGCCTGGTGGGAGCCACGCCGGAGCACGCAGCCCCTGTCCAGCCGGCAGTCCCAAGATCCGCCCCCGCCGGTTCCATCCGCCCCGAACCGCCGCCGGAAGGCGAAGAGCTGCCGGTCTGGTCCCCGGACAAGGCCATGCAGGACCTGGGCGCGGATGAGTCGCTGTTCGCGGATTTCACGGCCACGGCACGGACGGAACTGGCCCTGATCATGACGGAAATAGGTCAGGCTCTCGACGCAGGGGACCCGATGTCCGCCGCCAAACTCGCCCGCACCGCCAAGTCCATATGCTCGGCCGTGGGAGCCCACGCCGCGGCTCTCACCGCCGCCGATCTGGAATCGGCCTGCAGGGAGAAGAAAGGAACTGAAATTTACCGTACCAGATTGGGCGAGGAGGTGGAGGAGTTGCTGATCATGATGCGCTCACTCTGA
- a CDS encoding RHS repeat domain-containing protein has protein sequence MEREDGATATLHYDQVGSLRVVADQSGNVIKEVLYDPFGGIIEDSNPALRIPIGFAGGLHDRDLGFVRFGWRDYDTFTSRWTAPDPMGDAGGDPDWYGYCLDDPVNGADPLGLFVFGKRPLGFLPDSWHWIGTDGSTADKGNYELKHEHGFYEDGTGDNIGLGNDKMLKNEEISKYKLEETHFDDTLMREAQSSLDPGDYKLFKMGGQSNNCQDYADKLRERYRFLRTAKKY, from the coding sequence ATGGAGCGCGAGGACGGCGCCACGGCCACCCTGCACTACGACCAGGTCGGCTCCCTGCGAGTGGTTGCCGACCAGTCCGGCAATGTGATAAAGGAAGTCCTGTACGACCCCTTCGGCGGCATCATCGAGGACTCGAACCCGGCCCTGCGAATCCCCATCGGCTTTGCCGGAGGCCTGCACGACCGGGACCTCGGCTTCGTCCGCTTCGGCTGGAGAGATTACGACACCTTCACCAGCCGCTGGACCGCCCCGGATCCCATGGGCGACGCGGGCGGCGACCCGGATTGGTATGGGTATTGCCTGGATGATCCGGTGAATGGCGCGGACCCGCTGGGGTTGTTCGTATTCGGCAAACGCCCCTTGGGCTTCCTGCCCGACAGTTGGCATTGGATCGGAACCGACGGATCGACCGCCGACAAGGGCAACTATGAACTGAAGCACGAGCACGGATTCTATGAAGATGGGACAGGCGACAATATCGGTTTGGGGAATGATAAAATGTTAAAAAATGAAGAGATCAGCAAGTATAAACTCGAAGAAACGCACTTTGATGATACTCTTATGCGCGAAGCACAAAGCAGTTTAGATCCCGGCGATTATAAATTATTTAAAATGGGCGGCCAGTCAAACAATTGCCAAGACTACGCAGATAAATTGCGTGAGCGGTACCGATTCCTACGCACTGCAAAGAAATATTAA
- a CDS encoding PAS domain-containing sensor histidine kinase, whose product MKKRAEPPTDVLAREREKLIGLGERSISKSYYPELKSRLDELEHFRSLLDRVSDAIIVVDTATGTILDASGSTENMLGCRPKSLQGTPFRELLPEHIARYSTNLFNSRSNNLSLETEFLCPHCRRDEPVPVEMSLRIVDQQGKSHAVIVARDISERKRSEEALRKSHDELEIRVRERTRELARANRAKTEFLSVVSHELRTPLTSVLGFAKIIRKKLLEAIYPAVNQESDPKLPKEMERISKNLDIIVSEGERLTALINDVLDLAKMEANKVEYRMEAISPNDFIQRSLEASDALFMDTDLTLITDIQPNLPDVMADPDRLIQVMVNLLSNAVKFTEHGTVSVRARQVGEHIRISVTDTGTGIPDEMRTTIFDKFTQAQDSLTDRPRGTGLGLSISRNIIEGHQGHIWVESTPGEGSKFVFTLPTL is encoded by the coding sequence ATGAAAAAGCGTGCTGAACCGCCTACAGACGTCCTGGCCCGTGAACGCGAAAAGCTCATCGGGCTGGGCGAGCGATCCATAAGCAAGAGCTATTATCCTGAACTCAAGAGTCGCCTGGACGAGCTTGAACACTTTCGCTCGCTGCTTGACCGGGTGTCGGACGCCATTATCGTCGTCGACACGGCTACCGGGACCATTCTCGACGCCTCCGGCTCCACTGAGAACATGCTGGGGTGTCGGCCCAAATCCCTTCAGGGCACCCCGTTCAGGGAACTGCTGCCCGAGCACATCGCCCGGTACTCCACCAACCTGTTCAACTCCCGCAGCAACAACCTGAGCCTGGAGACCGAATTCCTGTGTCCCCACTGCCGGCGGGACGAACCGGTCCCGGTGGAGATGTCCCTCCGCATCGTCGACCAGCAGGGCAAAAGCCACGCCGTGATCGTGGCTCGCGATATTTCCGAGCGGAAGCGGAGCGAGGAGGCACTTCGCAAAAGCCATGACGAACTGGAGATTCGCGTCCGGGAACGCACGCGCGAGCTGGCCAGGGCCAACCGGGCCAAGACCGAGTTCCTGTCCGTGGTCTCCCATGAACTGCGCACCCCGCTGACCTCGGTTCTCGGCTTCGCCAAGATCATCCGCAAGAAGCTCCTTGAGGCCATCTATCCTGCGGTGAACCAGGAAAGCGACCCCAAGCTGCCCAAGGAGATGGAGCGGATCAGCAAGAACCTCGACATCATCGTCAGCGAGGGGGAACGGCTCACGGCGCTGATCAACGATGTCCTCGACCTGGCAAAGATGGAGGCCAACAAGGTCGAGTACCGCATGGAGGCCATCAGCCCCAACGATTTCATTCAGCGCTCGCTGGAGGCCTCGGACGCCCTGTTCATGGATACGGACCTGACCCTGATAACGGACATCCAGCCGAACCTGCCCGACGTCATGGCCGACCCGGACCGGCTGATACAGGTCATGGTCAACCTTCTGTCCAACGCCGTGAAGTTCACCGAACACGGCACCGTCTCGGTCCGCGCCCGGCAGGTGGGCGAGCACATCCGCATTTCCGTCACCGACACCGGCACGGGCATCCCGGACGAGATGCGCACCACCATCTTCGATAAGTTCACCCAGGCGCAGGACAGCCTGACCGACCGTCCCCGGGGCACAGGGCTGGGACTGTCCATCTCCCGGAACATCATCGAAGGCCACCAGGGCCATATCTGGGTTGAATCCACACCCGGCGAAGGCAGCAAGTTCGTCTTCACCCTGCCCACATTATAG
- a CDS encoding DUF4405 domain-containing protein, which yields MTQLKKNRAFVSTATAFTFIPMMITSLLLLFHVRFPGVMDIHKWVGLAFVLLCFLHIPINWSVLRKHLAGKAALPALCLTALLTAGMLLVGLTGDGGKQHYAKHNGYARMNTRY from the coding sequence ATGACACAACTTAAAAAGAACCGCGCCTTTGTTTCCACGGCCACGGCCTTCACCTTCATCCCGATGATGATCACGAGCCTCCTGCTGCTCTTTCACGTCAGGTTCCCTGGCGTTATGGACATTCACAAGTGGGTTGGCCTCGCCTTCGTCCTGTTGTGCTTTCTGCACATCCCCATCAACTGGTCGGTGCTGCGCAAACACCTGGCAGGCAAGGCCGCGCTGCCCGCCCTCTGCCTCACCGCCCTCCTGACGGCCGGCATGCTGCTCGTGGGACTCACCGGCGACGGCGGCAAGCAGCACTACGCGAAACACAACGGCTATGCGCGCATGAATACGCGATACTAG
- a CDS encoding response regulator: MRDLILIIDDDAKLRKMIGDYLAGYDYGVRELADGTDVAEQVGRLRPAVVILDVMMPGRDGFEVLSDIRRVSKVPVIMLTAKGDPSDRVVGLEMGADDYLPKPFNLRELLARIRAALRRYEPKSARQDVLEAGGVLLDLSRQVMRVESSEYDLGTAEFNVLSSLMRHPDVPLSRDTLLDMGWGVETIVSDRTVDVHVSRLRALLRNHAGHEDRIKTVWGTGYKFVGKSA, from the coding sequence ATGAGGGATCTTATTCTGATTATCGACGACGACGCCAAGCTGCGAAAGATGATCGGCGACTACCTGGCAGGATACGACTACGGAGTCAGGGAGTTGGCCGACGGGACCGATGTGGCGGAGCAGGTCGGTCGATTGCGTCCTGCGGTCGTGATCCTGGACGTCATGATGCCGGGCAGGGACGGCTTCGAGGTGCTTTCGGATATCCGCCGGGTGTCGAAGGTGCCCGTGATCATGCTCACGGCAAAGGGTGATCCGTCCGACCGGGTCGTGGGGCTTGAGATGGGAGCGGACGACTACCTGCCCAAGCCGTTCAACCTGCGGGAGCTCCTGGCCCGCATCCGGGCCGCGCTGCGTCGGTATGAGCCAAAATCCGCCAGGCAGGACGTCTTGGAAGCGGGCGGAGTCCTGCTGGATCTCTCCCGGCAGGTCATGCGCGTCGAGTCATCGGAGTATGACCTGGGCACTGCGGAATTCAACGTCCTGTCGTCGCTCATGCGCCATCCCGACGTTCCGCTGTCGAGGGACACGCTGCTCGACATGGGGTGGGGCGTGGAAACCATCGTGTCCGATAGGACCGTGGATGTGCACGTCAGCCGGTTGCGGGCGCTGCTGCGGAACCATGCCGGACACGAAGACCGGATCAAGACGGTCTGGGGCACGGGCTACAAGTTTGTGGGGAAGTCGGCATGA
- the hcp gene encoding hydroxylamine reductase has translation MFCYQCEQTAKGGCTKVGVCGKKDETAALQDLLLYLSKGLSQVAVAAREQGVEDPAANLFTVKAIFSTLTNVNFDDDRFVALINDCVAKRDALKAKVSGVEFTGPAALVPAADKAGMIAQGKEYGIEKDPELNEDLKSLKQTLTYGLKGVAAYADHAAILGKEDNDLYAKIQELMAATLSTDLTLEQCVEAALECGRQNIRAMELLDDANTSAYGHPEPTEVKLGATKGKAILVSGHDLKDLETLLKQTEGKGINIYTHGEMLPCHAYPELKKYPHLAGHYGTAWQNQQKEFAEFPGAILMTTNCIQKPTTYMDAIFTTGLVGWPGAVHVSNDDFTPVIEKALAMGGFPADTDKSTVMVGFARNAVMSVAGTVIDAVKSGDIRHFFLVGGCDGAKPGRNYYTEFVEKTPADTVVLTLACGKFRFFDKKLGDIGGIPRLLDIGQCNDAYSAVQIALALADAFDCGVNELPLSLVLSWYEQKAVAILLSLLALGIKNIKLGPSLPAFITPNVLNFLVDNYNIAPISTPDEDLKEILG, from the coding sequence ATGTTTTGTTACCAATGCGAACAGACCGCCAAGGGCGGTTGCACCAAAGTCGGCGTGTGCGGCAAAAAAGACGAGACCGCCGCTCTTCAGGATTTGCTGCTCTATCTTTCCAAGGGCCTTTCCCAGGTGGCCGTGGCCGCCCGCGAGCAGGGCGTTGAGGACCCCGCCGCCAACCTGTTTACCGTGAAGGCCATCTTCTCGACCCTGACCAACGTCAACTTCGACGACGACCGCTTCGTGGCCCTGATCAACGACTGCGTTGCCAAGCGCGACGCCCTCAAGGCCAAGGTCTCCGGCGTCGAGTTCACCGGTCCCGCCGCGCTGGTTCCGGCCGCCGACAAGGCGGGCATGATCGCCCAGGGCAAGGAATACGGCATCGAGAAGGACCCCGAGCTCAACGAGGACCTCAAGTCCCTCAAGCAGACCCTGACCTACGGCCTCAAGGGCGTGGCCGCCTACGCCGATCACGCCGCCATCCTCGGCAAGGAGGACAACGACCTCTACGCCAAGATCCAGGAGCTCATGGCCGCCACCCTGTCCACGGACCTGACCCTGGAGCAGTGTGTGGAAGCCGCCCTCGAATGCGGTCGCCAGAACATCCGCGCCATGGAGCTGCTCGACGACGCCAACACCTCCGCCTACGGCCACCCGGAACCCACCGAGGTCAAGCTCGGCGCCACCAAGGGCAAGGCCATCCTCGTCTCCGGCCATGACCTCAAGGACCTGGAGACCCTGCTCAAGCAGACCGAGGGCAAGGGCATCAACATTTACACCCACGGCGAGATGCTGCCCTGCCACGCCTACCCGGAACTGAAGAAGTACCCACACCTGGCGGGCCACTACGGCACGGCCTGGCAGAACCAGCAGAAGGAATTCGCCGAGTTCCCCGGCGCCATCCTGATGACCACCAACTGCATCCAGAAGCCCACGACCTACATGGACGCCATCTTCACCACCGGCCTGGTCGGCTGGCCCGGCGCGGTGCACGTCTCCAACGACGACTTCACCCCGGTCATCGAAAAGGCCCTGGCCATGGGCGGCTTCCCCGCCGACACCGACAAGAGCACCGTCATGGTCGGCTTCGCCCGCAACGCGGTCATGTCCGTGGCCGGCACGGTCATCGACGCGGTCAAGTCCGGCGACATCCGCCACTTCTTCCTGGTGGGCGGCTGCGACGGCGCCAAGCCCGGCCGCAACTACTACACCGAGTTCGTGGAGAAGACCCCGGCCGACACCGTGGTCCTGACCCTCGCCTGCGGCAAGTTCCGCTTCTTCGACAAGAAACTCGGCGATATCGGCGGCATCCCGCGCCTGCTCGACATCGGGCAGTGCAACGACGCCTACTCCGCCGTGCAGATCGCCCTGGCCCTGGCCGACGCCTTCGACTGCGGCGTCAACGAGCTGCCGCTCTCCCTGGTCCTGTCCTGGTACGAGCAGAAGGCCGTGGCCATTCTCCTCTCCCTGCTGGCCCTGGGCATCAAGAACATCAAGCTTGGCCCCTCCCTCCCGGCGTTCATCACCCCCAACGTGCTGAACTTCCTGGTGGACAACTACAATATCGCCCCCATCTCCACCCCCGACGAAGACCTCAAGGAAATCCTCGGCTAA
- the ercA gene encoding alcohol dehydrogenase-like regulatory protein ErcA, translating to MVRTDISELRKFVAPEFVFGAGAATLTGQFAANLSVKKCLVVSCPDLARIGTPGDAMDSLARAGVDSVLYTHVTPNPRDIEVMEGADVYRREGCDAIVAVGGGSSMDCAKAIGIVCTNNQHVLDFEGVDKVRYPAPPLICIPTTAGTGADVSQFCIINATERKVKIAIVSKTMVPDVALIDPLLTMTMDRDLTAHTGLDALTHATEAFVSNASSAFTDLNALEAVRLVHAHLLTAINEPDNLDARVGMMLASTYAGLAFSNAILGAVHAMAHSLGGLLDLPHGLCNAILLDHVVDYNFDAAPEKYRQLGNALGGSIPASASLEEIKSGTLEAFRQLKRAAGVRDNLHELGVTSADLSKLADCALADACMLTNPKQPTKDEVMGIYEKAC from the coding sequence ATGGTTCGAACCGACATCTCGGAATTGAGAAAATTCGTGGCTCCGGAATTCGTCTTCGGTGCCGGAGCGGCTACGCTTACCGGCCAGTTCGCAGCCAACCTGTCCGTAAAGAAATGCCTGGTGGTTTCCTGCCCCGACCTGGCACGGATCGGCACTCCGGGCGACGCCATGGACTCCCTGGCGCGGGCCGGGGTGGACAGCGTCCTGTATACCCATGTGACGCCCAATCCGCGCGACATAGAGGTCATGGAAGGCGCCGACGTGTACCGGCGGGAGGGATGTGACGCCATTGTGGCCGTAGGCGGCGGCAGTTCCATGGACTGCGCCAAGGCCATCGGCATCGTCTGCACGAACAACCAGCACGTGCTCGACTTCGAAGGCGTGGACAAGGTCCGCTATCCCGCGCCGCCCCTGATCTGCATACCCACCACTGCGGGAACCGGCGCGGATGTTTCCCAGTTCTGCATCATCAACGCCACCGAGCGGAAGGTGAAGATCGCCATCGTATCCAAGACCATGGTCCCGGACGTGGCGCTCATCGATCCCCTGCTGACCATGACCATGGACCGTGACCTGACGGCCCACACCGGCCTCGACGCTCTGACCCACGCCACCGAGGCCTTCGTCTCCAACGCCAGCTCCGCGTTCACAGACCTCAACGCCCTGGAGGCCGTGCGTCTGGTGCACGCCCACCTGCTCACGGCCATCAACGAGCCGGACAACCTGGACGCCCGCGTCGGCATGATGCTCGCCTCCACTTATGCAGGACTCGCCTTTTCCAACGCCATCCTGGGCGCAGTGCACGCCATGGCCCATAGCCTCGGCGGCCTGCTCGACCTGCCCCATGGCCTGTGCAACGCCATTCTGCTGGACCACGTGGTGGACTACAATTTCGACGCGGCACCGGAAAAATACCGGCAACTCGGCAACGCCCTGGGCGGGAGCATCCCCGCTTCCGCCTCCCTGGAAGAGATCAAATCCGGAACACTGGAGGCCTTCCGGCAGCTGAAGCGCGCTGCGGGCGTCCGGGACAACCTGCATGAGCTCGGAGTGACTTCGGCCGACCTTTCCAAACTGGCTGACTGCGCCCTGGCGGACGCCTGCATGCTGACCAATCCGAAACAGCCCACCAAGGACGAGGTGATGGGTATTTATGAAAAAGCGTGCTGA
- a CDS encoding RHS repeat-associated core domain-containing protein, whose amino-acid sequence MGFAGGLHDRDLGFVRFGWRDYDTFTSRWTAPDPMGDAGGDPDWYGYCLDDPVNGADLLGLFAWVPVAGAAIGGASNAYDNWDDWNSGAMSTGDYAKSIGLGAATGAASTLGGGLVSTLLLGAGSAAVNEAGNQVIKTGAVNDLKKVAAAGASGGIDAGIGKLGSKAGKSFGRITPPRTIPPEPLKDASSLGGVVGSATGTEITDSLLQQALMKRKEK is encoded by the coding sequence ATCGGCTTTGCCGGAGGCCTGCACGACCGGGACCTCGGCTTCGTCCGCTTCGGCTGGAGAGATTACGACACTTTCACCAGCCGCTGGACCGCCCCGGATCCCATGGGCGACGCGGGCGGCGACCCGGATTGGTATGGGTATTGCCTGGATGATCCGGTGAATGGCGCGGACCTGCTGGGGTTGTTTGCATGGGTGCCTGTTGCCGGTGCGGCCATTGGTGGAGCGTCCAATGCCTATGACAATTGGGATGATTGGAACAGCGGAGCGATGTCGACAGGCGACTATGCCAAATCCATTGGACTGGGCGCGGCAACTGGAGCAGCAAGTACTTTGGGAGGAGGCTTGGTCTCGACGCTACTGCTGGGCGCAGGTTCTGCGGCTGTAAATGAAGCAGGCAACCAAGTGATAAAAACAGGAGCAGTTAATGATCTCAAGAAGGTTGCTGCGGCAGGAGCAAGCGGTGGTATTGATGCAGGAATCGGCAAACTTGGGAGTAAAGCAGGAAAGAGTTTTGGACGAATCACTCCTCCCAGAACAATCCCTCCAGAACCTCTAAAGGATGCGAGTTCATTAGGAGGGGTAGTAGGCTCTGCAACGGGTACGGAAATTACTGATAGCTTGCTTCAGCAAGCACTTATGAAGAGAAAAGAAAAATGA
- a CDS encoding RHS repeat-associated core domain-containing protein — MLLYTLDFILLVQRHYDTFTSRWTAPDPMGDAGGDPDWYGYCLDDPVNGADPLGLFDITTGDVVSTGVTVGIEGLKQAGKLSSRVATGLGLLTAPIGDLISPAEANKGGDFLLWKKEAAAKGWLDVLDTEEAIRERERYGKASYEE, encoded by the coding sequence ATGCTCCTCTATACCCTCGACTTCATCCTCTTAGTCCAGCGACATTACGACACCTTCACCAGCCGCTGGACCGCCCCGGATCCCATGGGCGACGCGGGCGGCGACCCGGATTGGTATGGGTATTGTCTGGATGATCCGGTGAATGGCGCGGACCCGCTGGGGTTGTTTGACATCACTACGGGGGATGTCGTTTCTACTGGGGTAACTGTCGGGATTGAAGGCCTCAAGCAGGCGGGTAAACTTTCTTCGAGAGTCGCCACAGGATTGGGACTTTTGACAGCTCCAATCGGTGACCTGATCTCTCCCGCGGAAGCCAACAAGGGAGGAGACTTCCTGCTTTGGAAAAAAGAGGCGGCAGCCAAAGGGTGGCTTGACGTATTAGATACAGAAGAGGCAATCCGCGAAAGGGAACGTTACGGGAAAGCATCATATGAAGAATAA